A stretch of DNA from Cryptomeria japonica chromosome 4, Sugi_1.0, whole genome shotgun sequence:
GATTTCAGAGGCTGCATTAGAATGTTTGCCAAAACACTTAACCACCCAAACTGACATTGCATCGCTAATATTACGACGTTGACAACTGACATAACACCTTTCGGATCGCAACATTTCACAAGGAGGTGATTGTTTCCTTTACCTTATATATACTCGTACACACacaaagaattgatagatgtgcaTCATTAGAATCCTACATACCCTTTTTGAGCCTTCTGGACCATACAGAATCCTATGTAAATCTGCAGactagttttctttttttttttttaaaacaaacctCGAAAGGCACAATTACATAAAAGGCACTGACATAAAGATAATTTCATCAATGAGTCTGTGGCCCTGCAGCTATTGATGCTATAGTTTGTGGGTCACTTAGACTTACTCTAACCATCAAGCTCTCTACTGGAACTCTTGCCACATCCCTGCGAATGCCAATATCAGTTGCATACCTACTCAAACAGTAGAATCCACCTGCAATTGTACTCAAAGCAGCTGTACTTGTAATCAAAAATCGCAAAGGAGATGAGAAGACTGCGGTAAAAACACCAATAACCGATGCTGCTTGACCACTTGGACCAACCCCACTTCTATTTACCACAAGCAAACCAGTCTTACAATAAATGGAAAAATCTTCACAATTGTTTTTGAAAATGTTATAGCAACCAAATCCATTCTCAAGCAAGTATTTGGCCCTATGTATGACTGTCTCTGTAAAGTCTGTCTCTGCAAGTGTGCAAGTTCCTCCTCGAGCTTTTGCAACAAACAGGGCTGATTGGACACCATACTCAAATCTGTATAGATTCCCCCCAGCAAGGAAACAATCAAGACAAGATGATATTACTCCACTATTATTTTGTTGAAAATTGCATTTTTGGCATTCATTACTATTCTGAGAAGATCCTGAGCTTAACAGCAGGATATTGAGCATAGCATCTCCTGCCACTTCCTCATCTCTTCCTCGAATGAAATGAATGACTTGATTGTCCCCAATATAGATACCTGCAAGAAACGAACTATTAAGGATGACATAATAACATATCAGAAAAGGTCAAATGGGATGAGTTTGAAGTGTTCAATCATCAGGGCTTTCATAATGAAGACCTGCATTTAAATCCTGAAGAGACGTGTTACATGCTAATACGTACAAATGCTGTGTTTAATTTGAGTAAACTACCACATCCATTCTGCATGTAGCATGCCTCAACCCCAAAGACAAACTACCaatcacaaaaataataaaaaatgaaaattatgAGGTTTTAAACAGAAACTGTGTGTTAATCGAGTTAATAGGCCTTGATGGGCATAAGGATATTATATTCAAGTTCTGTTGATTCCGTCTTAATTATTCTTATTGTCTATCAGTTTATCCTCTGAAGTTCAATACAAAATCGTGCTCTGGCTACTATTCCTTAACAAAAGCCTGTGGTCTTCTGAGATTTAACATTCTATAGCACAAGTGCAATATTCTAGAACTATTTAGAGTGTTTTGAATAGAAGAATATGTAAAACCCTTTCCACGTTGTAGCATTTCGACAATTAAGCTAATTATTTCATCGCAATTTTCTGGAACTCTGGTCTTACTGGCATATAATTTCTTCATGAAGTTTCCATAGAAAAACCAATGGACATTTGATGATCGACTTGAGAGGCTTGGTAAAATGTATTATCTCTTTTGTATAATACCCTTTTTTCTGAGTCATATGATTGTATTTTCTAATATAAATGTTTTTGGCTGGATGTTTCCTTTTGTCTTAAATTGGCAATTAGAAAGATGCTTTTGGATACTCTGCAAATCCTCCAAAAGTTAATACCATTGGATAATTGATAAAATAATGAGCTTCAATATAAACGCAAAATTAAACCTTTTCTAACGTATCGGACTTAAGATATTATTATTACCCTAATGCAGAAGAAAACTCCATGAAACAGTTATCCAATTGCAAAAGCACACAAAACAAATCAGAAAAAAAAGTAGGCAAGGATGAGAATGAAAATACCCACACAACATCTTAGATATATTATTATAGAATTGCCATCTTGGAGCAGGGTGGAGAGAATGCTTTAAAGCTTGAACTACATTCATGAGAATGTACTCTATGGTCAATTGTGAAAACTGGCACCCATATGAATCACCTATGTTGTATAAACAACGACAACAATAATCACTGGCCTCCATCAAAGACTTgtgttaaataatttaaaatttttccGTAAGTTTCTTGGTGCTCTGCAATGAGCCAATCTAAGACATTCTTGCATGGTCGTTATTTCATGTTCCTTGCCTTGATCCCTAGATCTAATTGGCTATATCTCACATGTCGTGATTGAGTACTAGTTTAGATTTATGGCAGCCTTTGTTCCTTACAACTCATTCTTGCATCTGGAGGTTTCTTGGTTTGTAGGCAAATCAATTCCCACTTGCCATTGGATCACTTTGATGATTGGACCAATGGTCCAGAGGCCTTGCAGTCTAGTTTTGTCCCCTTGGGCTTTGGGGCTTCGCCAACCATCCATCATGTTCATTCAATGATTCTCAAGAGTCCATGGAAATTGAAGTTTTATTGGCCTAAGTTCCACCATTGATCTGTTTCTTCTGGTAGTGAACTGTTTCTATGTGGATGGTTTCATAGTGATTAAGGCTGATTCTAAGTGGCAAAGAAGAATGGGGTCCAGAGATAAAACAACAGGCAAAGGTGAAATGGACATAATGAAAGTAAATACGATTATATTAAAGCCATGACTTAAATAAAGAAAACTTGTAAATATTTTAATGTTCTGTTGTTGTCCTCAaataaaaagccctaatttttaataCGCAAGTgccctaatttttttatttttgatcatTAAGTGTGAAGAAAAGAATGTTACAAACTTACAACAATGAAAAGGAATAGGCAGAaaggtcaaattttgggattttggCCACAAGAATCAAACTTTGGGATTTTGTGCACACCTCGGTAGTGTTGCCAGGGGATTTTTCAGAGATCTAGGTTGCTTGCAACATACCAATTTTTTCCCGAGGCAGAGAGTTTTTCAGGAATGTTTGGGCGGTTTTAGATTTCATGTAATTATACTTTGCAAGCACAATTACTCTTATCCTGGAAGATTTGTTGGCAGATATTTTCATTAAGGATTTTTTCAAGTTTTATGTGCTGCAGGCATTTATTATTTCCTCCTTTCTGTTCTTTTCCCGCTTCTAGGTCCACAAATATTGTTTATATGCTTGTAAGCAAATAAAGGATATATATTATGTGCAAAACTTTACCCATTTTGCAGCAAATATGTGCAAACTTGAAAATGAAGGCGGGTATTTTAAGTTAGTTCAAAGAATCAAACCTCTAGTTACCTCTACAAGTGTGTATTATTCTTATGTCTTGTGCTTACTGGTGTGTTTACAACTTTGCATCAATAATTAAAATACTCTATTTTTCTATATATTCATTCATGTTGTATTGAAAAATATTTTCGCTATGCCTTCTATTTTGCAGACAAGCAACCTTGACTTGTGTGTTTGAGGGAGTTCTCATCTCCTTGGAGCAGTATTTGACCTTGTAGGAGGTTAGAGAGACTAGGAACTCGAGAAAAACTGGAAGCATGCACTGTGTTGTAGGAGGTTAGAGAGAATAGAAGAGTATTGCAAATCTTGGCATGTAGACATCAAAGGAAAGATAACAAGAAAGTGAAAGAACTCTTCCCATCTTTTAAACTACTACGCTTTTACAGGATGAAAGGCATACCTAAATAGGGGAATGATCCATAATGATGGAAAGAGGCAGAGAATAAACAGAGATAACACAAAGAGCAGGAATAAAATAACAGAGAACGGAGATTTTTTCTGCTGCAAATATTTATACtcgtatattaaaaatataatctagTTTACAAAATAGAGCTGCTGCTCTTTGATCAGACAGAGTCCCCTGTTTCAGACTGTAATTTTCTGTTGCTATATCCAGACACACTAACTTCTGCCCTCTCCTTTTCTGAGACCCCCAGCGCACACAAGACTGCCCCTGTTCTGTTTATTAATCTGTGGTGCAGCAAAACGTTTCTAGACTCCTCCTTTTATTTAATATACATTTTATTCAAAACCTACCCGTTCTGGTTATTAATCTGTGGTGCAGCAAAGAGATTTTAGACTATTCCTATTGTTTCATATACATTTTATTCAAAACCTACCTCTCATCTATTCGCATGCACAGTAAGACTAAGGAGAGCTGCAAAAGCAAAGGTGTTAAAAATGCTATGCATTGTAAATCTACAATGAAGATTAtaagtaaattttatattaaaaactGTCCTGTTTTCAATCAAAATAGACAGAGATTGAAATGACAGCATACGGATGAGAGAAAGAAAGTCTACGGAGAAGTAGATGGGGCAGTTGGGGATTAATTTCAACACATAAGAATCTAAAAACTAGTTCACTTCATCAAACAACCAAGAACTCAATAAGACGTGGAATAAAAAGAGAGATTGTTTAGTACAATGAAAAAACTGCCAGGTTCAGCAGGATGGCCGCTGCATTATCGATGGGGTGATTTTGAATGTGCCATTTATTCCATTTGTGGCATAAATTTTCATCCTAATGCCCATATTGGTTTTTCTTATTTCAAGGAAATAAGAAGAGTAACTACAGAAAGAACATGCCCACCATTCCTATTTGTGAGAGAGACATAAGTCCAATTCTAATAGAAGGGTAACAACGGACTCTGAGAAGAATTGAAGAGTTCTAGTTTGTTTTATAAGTACAAATTGTTGGTGCAATGACTAGCTTTTTAAGTATAGCAGTAGGAGATTGTTGTATCTTATCTGAGCTCTTTATAATTGCTTTATCCAAAAGTGGGAGGGGAAGCTAAACATTTGTCTCTTCCAGCTGGTTTTCCCAACAAAGTGGTTTCCTTGTTAGAACTTCTTGCATCATTTGTAGTGGTAGTTGTTTTATGTTGTTTCATCTTTGTTTTCATGCACCTACCGTACTGTTCATTCCAGCGACCAAAATCACATTCTCTACCTCTACATTAGCATTGTAATCTTTCAATTTAAAGTTTAGTTAAGTAGGACACTGAAGCAAATCTCTAAATTTCCAGCAGACACTGAAACTCGAGAGATTACATAAGAAGAGTAAAACCAATTTAAGTCAGAGCCCTTCCTCTTATGTAGGTCTTGGGCCTTACAGAGACAATTTAGAGTCCTTCGTTCtgattcataaaaaaaattatttccacaTAAATTGGAGTAAACTATTCAAGTATCATAAATGCAAGGAAGAGTTTTGCTTTGAACTATTCTAAATAGGTTTGATAATCCAGAAAAAATCCTTTCAAGCTGCATTTGTAATGGTAAAATACTTGGAACCTTTCGAACATGCTTGCTGATCCTAAGAGGGTTGTAATGGAACCCACAATGTTTTTGAAAGTGTCCTAAGCCTTTAAGGCCTGTATGTTGCTTCTTAGCATAATAGAATTTCAACAAAATGCAATGTGCTTTTCTTTCAACAAAATATAGCAGCTGCTGAGAAGTTGCCCCAAGTTGCTTGACCTGTACAAATTGGTAAACCCTAAATGCATGGTAGCACTAACTAGGATTGAGATTGacttggcaaaccaaaagtataactGTAATTCAATTACTTGAGATTTAATTAAGGAAATCTTGGGAAATTAAACACcattaaaaattcataaaaataggAAGAGAAATGTTGTTTTTGTTAATTCAAGCCAAATAAAGGGAAAAAATGTTTCTTTTCAATTTGGTCCAGCCTAaaacattttttatgtttttttctttctaaaacTAGAAAAGGGTCTACAAGAATCAGCCCCCAATAGTCTCGGGAGGCAGCACCAATTCTGGGGTATGCGGGCAATAGCATCCAATGGGGTCATGGGGTAGAGTCCTTGTCATGGGGTGGTGTCCTAAATGAGGGCTGTCCTAAATAAGGCCACAGAAAACTTCATGGTATATTCCATTTTCATAATTTTACTGCTTTTAACCAATCTCCAAACAGACCAAACCCTTCAAAAAATGTGGGTGTCGAAGCCATAAGGTAGTAATTAGGCCCTAAATGAGAATGGAATGGATATTCATTGAAGAATGAGTGTCCTAATTGGTTCAATGTTAAGTTTTTGGAAAAATTCATATccatttttgaatatttaaatCTGCAACCTCCAATTGAGGATTTGACTGAAAATTTAAAACAAGTATTTTTAGACAAATAGAAAACTTGTGGTTTATTTGCAATTAAATTGGCCCtgggaatttttttaaaaattacaagcaATATAACAACCGAAGACTAAATGCCTATAAACTAATCACGAAACCAAGAAATTGAATAAAGAAATTTTATATTCAATATTATGGAGACAAGTTACAAAGAGTATCACACAAATATATAGGCTTCTTGAATATATAAATTTTGGAGATGACATATCCAAGAGATATGAGTTTAACTCTCAACCACTCTCAATCAAAAGGTGAGTTCACTCAGTCTAATGGAGACAAAGGTGGCCTTGACAAAACAAAGTTGGCACCTAACTACCATTAATCAAGAATTAATAAAGTAGTGGTGGCATTTGTGTACTTCAAGTCACACATGTTATTATTGGCTACTTAGacgagaataattaaatattagtattattttaattaaacttaTTGAACAAGAACAATATCACACTCAAGATagaacatatccaaggtaaataaaatattacatcaaCACCCCTCATAAGTGCAATCAGGAGAAATGAAAAATAGACATGAGTCTTGGCAAttaggtcatgttaggtacccatgtacaatgatgATCCTCTTGAAAAGAAGGAAGGACAAGACTTCCCCAAGAGAAGATGAAGGGAGAAGGTTTAGAATGaagagaaaatacaaaatcataagaTCACCCCCACCGCCACCCAAAATCACACAATCATGAGATCACTATGCAAATTATGATGATAGATCTTTATAACAATTCCATTTGCCAAATTAGTAGAGTGATCTTGATCCCAATGTTTTACAGATGCCAAATTAGGCCATAAAGTTAAAAGTACAATGTTATGATAGAATGAGATCAAT
This window harbors:
- the LOC131079275 gene encoding protein LEAD-SENSITIVE 1; protein product: MGLFSNKISREDLKPGDHIYSWRCAYVYAHHGIYIGDNQVIHFIRGRDEEVAGDAMLNILLLSSGSSQNSNECQKCNFQQNNSGVISSCLDCFLAGGNLYRFEYGVQSALFVAKARGGTCTLAETDFTETVIHRAKYLLENGFGCYNIFKNNCEDFSIYCKTGLLVVNRSGVGPSGQAASVIGVFTAVFSSPLRFLITSTAALSTIAGGFYCLSRYATDIGIRRDVARVPVESLMVRVSLSDPQTIASIAAGPQTH